One region of Pseudomonadota bacterium genomic DNA includes:
- a CDS encoding serpin family protein — MNGRRPRTSVICKPAPGFVMLMLTRAVKRGLNMVQSFKRRCARLVSAVCLAALVASTAACAAPAKSPLERAAHGNNVFAVRIYLDQARLHPGKNVFLSPFSLSMAFGMVYGGSRGATAQQLASVFSFDSAASTADQGLGALSDALTARARRGRYALSVANGLWLANDLDLNAAFVGLIKKCFHGGLTRVSFSKVEAVCQQINGTVSRLTHNKIRDILTPGDLTPSTRLVLANAVYFKAAWAMGFSARRTEQQPFYTTATRSKPVALMHREDELAYCRAKGLQIVGIPYVNNDLSLVVLVPDQREGLKGLERSLTAAKLTEWMKRLSLREVKLWLPRFKLESGFRIEKQDARRLGVPLAWSDLADFEGVCREPIKIGLAVHKAFVEVNEVGTEATASTGIAVVRKGEVPAKPPEVPLVRADHPFMFAIRDNHTGTIIFVGRLLAP, encoded by the coding sequence GTGAACGGGCGAAGACCTCGCACGTCGGTCATCTGCAAACCTGCGCCTGGATTCGTGATGCTGATGCTCACGAGAGCCGTGAAGAGGGGGTTGAACATGGTCCAATCGTTCAAGCGCCGCTGCGCACGTCTTGTCTCGGCTGTCTGCCTGGCCGCTCTGGTCGCATCCACGGCGGCGTGCGCCGCGCCCGCGAAGTCGCCCCTCGAGCGCGCGGCGCACGGCAACAACGTGTTTGCCGTGCGCATCTATCTCGATCAGGCGCGTCTGCATCCGGGAAAGAACGTCTTTCTGTCGCCCTTCAGCCTGTCGATGGCGTTCGGCATGGTCTACGGCGGCAGCCGCGGGGCCACGGCCCAGCAGCTGGCGAGCGTGTTCTCGTTCGACAGCGCGGCCAGCACGGCTGACCAGGGGCTCGGCGCCCTGAGCGACGCGCTCACGGCGCGCGCTCGGCGCGGTCGCTACGCGCTGTCGGTGGCCAATGGGCTGTGGCTGGCGAACGACCTCGACCTGAACGCTGCCTTCGTGGGCCTGATCAAGAAGTGCTTTCATGGGGGGCTCACGCGGGTGAGCTTCTCGAAAGTCGAGGCCGTCTGCCAGCAGATCAACGGCACCGTGTCGCGTCTCACGCACAACAAGATCCGCGACATCCTGACGCCTGGCGATCTCACGCCATCGACGCGCCTCGTCCTGGCGAACGCAGTCTACTTCAAAGCCGCATGGGCCATGGGGTTCAGCGCCAGGCGCACCGAGCAGCAGCCGTTCTACACCACGGCCACCCGCTCCAAGCCGGTCGCCCTGATGCATCGTGAAGACGAGCTGGCGTATTGCCGGGCCAAGGGCCTGCAGATCGTCGGAATCCCCTACGTGAACAACGATCTCTCGCTGGTGGTGCTGGTTCCCGATCAGCGCGAGGGGCTGAAAGGGCTCGAGAGATCGCTCACGGCCGCGAAGCTCACTGAATGGATGAAACGCCTCTCCCTCAGGGAAGTGAAGCTGTGGCTTCCGCGATTCAAGCTCGAGAGCGGCTTCCGCATCGAGAAGCAGGATGCGCGGCGCCTCGGGGTTCCCCTCGCCTGGTCTGATCTGGCTGATTTCGAGGGGGTGTGCCGCGAGCCCATCAAGATCGGGCTGGCGGTTCACAAGGCTTTTGTGGAGGTCAACGAGGTCGGAACAGAGGCCACTGCCTCCACCGGCATCGCCGTGGTGCGCAAGGGGGAAGTTCCAGCGAAACCGCCCGAGGTTCCGCTGGTGCGCGCTGATCATCCGTTCATGTTCGCCATACGCGACAACCACACGGGCACCATCATCTTCGTGGGAAGGCTGCTGGCGCCGTAG
- a CDS encoding DUF697 domain-containing protein has translation MSTDTQAKTAAPETKAKAAATTETAAEASSCSASACETEETREERALCAIKKYMYGNAAASLVPVPILDLVAATGIQLAMVRAVANIYDVPFKQEAAREVITTLITGIGTRSLGLGVALSFVKLVPGVGTALGMVSLPVITGGLTYAVGKVFIMHFEAGGNLLNLDAKKMRAYFKQQFEEGLEQAKAAAKEQSGAAK, from the coding sequence ATGAGCACCGACACCCAGGCCAAGACAGCCGCGCCAGAGACCAAGGCCAAGGCGGCCGCAACAACCGAAACCGCAGCAGAGGCTTCATCCTGCTCGGCCTCAGCCTGTGAGACCGAAGAGACGCGCGAAGAGCGCGCCCTGTGCGCGATCAAGAAGTACATGTACGGCAACGCGGCGGCGTCGCTGGTTCCCGTGCCGATTCTCGACCTCGTGGCCGCAACAGGAATCCAGCTGGCCATGGTGCGCGCCGTGGCGAACATCTACGACGTTCCCTTCAAGCAGGAGGCGGCCCGCGAGGTGATCACCACGCTCATCACCGGCATCGGAACCCGAAGCCTGGGCCTGGGCGTCGCGCTCAGCTTCGTGAAGCTCGTCCCTGGTGTGGGCACGGCACTTGGCATGGTCTCGCTGCCCGTGATCACCGGGGGCCTCACCTACGCGGTGGGCAAGGTCTTCATCATGCACTTCGAGGCGGGCGGCAACCTGCTCAACCTCGACGCCAAGAAGATGCGCGCCTACTTCAAGCAGCAGTTCGAAGAGGGTCTCGAGCAGGCCAAGGCTGCGGCCAAGGAGCAGTCAGGCGCTGCGAAGTAG
- a CDS encoding cyclic peptide export ABC transporter — translation MAGARLESRRSVHACGPRPSTPYSLKRETHFTVQQTIALLRSWDPKAARIVVALAVVSGIADALLMITASAGLSRAVAGERPTFVQIATYLALFATSNLTLSRAISITCNELEQSLRTLRERIVDKIRRTDLLTVERLGSSKLYTELTQDFDTISLRLPALLTNMQDVVVLLLTTLYIAWISLSALVVVAILTALVMRWYTRVADKMQSRYFSMLERQNALIHLIQGVIDGFKSLRLSTRKTQAVQRNIDAESRRLEGEMRSLGVENSLGSSLSIAYTFVSLGCVVFLVPLIDPKMKTVIVEIATLLLFSLSPLAGLASALLSTTQLEARLLSLRGIESALTAVTPPPADDTTKTETFAQLRGFERLEYRGVTFHHRDDDQVLFTCGPLDFTLERGERVFVVGGNGSGKSTFMNLLCGLYVPDAGTVSADGLAVTDTNRDALREQFAAVFTDFHLFDRFYGHEDVAAETVNQHLTELSLAHKVTYRDGAFSTLDLSSGQRKRLALAAALVDDKPVYLFDEWTADQDAEFRKRFYDEILPRLAAQGKTCVVVTHDDRYWDKADRVIKLDGGRIVSETRPATATARP, via the coding sequence TTGGCAGGCGCACGCCTCGAATCGCGGCGGTCAGTCCACGCCTGCGGGCCACGCCCCTCTACCCCCTACTCGCTGAAACGGGAAACACACTTCACGGTGCAACAGACCATCGCTCTCCTCCGGTCGTGGGACCCGAAAGCAGCCCGAATCGTCGTGGCGCTCGCGGTGGTTTCTGGTATTGCCGACGCCCTGCTGATGATCACGGCCAGCGCAGGCCTGTCTCGCGCAGTCGCCGGGGAGAGGCCGACGTTCGTGCAGATCGCGACCTACCTGGCGCTCTTCGCCACCTCGAACCTCACGCTCTCTCGCGCCATCTCGATCACCTGCAACGAGCTCGAGCAAAGCCTTCGAACGCTGCGTGAGCGCATCGTCGACAAGATTCGACGTACCGATCTGCTCACGGTCGAACGCCTGGGAAGCAGCAAGCTCTACACCGAGCTCACGCAGGATTTCGACACCATCTCGCTGCGACTGCCCGCCCTTCTCACGAACATGCAAGACGTGGTCGTGCTGCTTCTCACCACCCTCTACATCGCGTGGATCTCGCTCTCCGCGCTGGTCGTCGTGGCCATCCTGACCGCACTTGTGATGCGGTGGTACACGCGCGTTGCCGACAAGATGCAGTCCAGGTACTTCTCGATGCTCGAGCGTCAGAACGCCCTCATCCATCTGATTCAAGGGGTCATCGATGGCTTCAAGTCACTTCGGCTGAGCACACGCAAGACCCAGGCCGTTCAGCGCAACATCGACGCTGAGAGCCGCCGCCTCGAAGGCGAGATGCGCAGCTTGGGGGTCGAGAACTCTCTGGGCTCCAGCCTCAGCATCGCCTACACCTTCGTCTCACTCGGATGCGTTGTGTTCCTCGTCCCCCTGATCGACCCCAAGATGAAGACAGTCATCGTGGAGATCGCCACCCTTCTCCTCTTCAGCCTCTCTCCACTGGCCGGTCTGGCATCGGCACTGCTCTCGACCACGCAGCTCGAAGCGCGCCTGCTATCGCTGCGCGGCATCGAGAGCGCACTGACGGCCGTCACGCCCCCCCCTGCTGACGACACGACGAAGACCGAGACCTTCGCGCAGCTCCGCGGCTTCGAGCGCCTCGAGTACCGCGGCGTGACGTTCCACCACAGAGATGACGACCAGGTGCTCTTCACATGCGGCCCCCTCGACTTCACCCTCGAGCGAGGGGAGCGCGTCTTCGTTGTGGGGGGAAACGGGAGCGGCAAGTCAACGTTCATGAACCTGCTGTGCGGCCTCTACGTACCCGACGCCGGCACGGTCAGCGCTGACGGTCTCGCCGTGACCGACACGAACCGAGATGCCCTGCGCGAGCAGTTTGCCGCCGTGTTCACCGACTTCCACCTGTTCGACCGCTTCTACGGGCACGAAGATGTCGCCGCGGAAACGGTGAACCAGCACCTCACCGAGCTCTCCCTGGCGCACAAGGTCACCTATCGCGACGGCGCCTTCTCCACCCTCGACCTCTCGAGCGGCCAGCGAAAGCGCCTCGCGCTGGCGGCGGCGCTCGTCGACGACAAGCCGGTCTACCTGTTTGACGAATGGACGGCCGATCAAGATGCCGAGTTCCGCAAGCGCTTCTATGACGAGATCCTGCCCCGTCTTGCGGCACAAGGAAAGACCTGCGTGGTGGTGACGCACGACGACCGCTACTGGGACAAAGCCGACCGCGTCATCAAGCTCGACGGAGGGCGCATCGTCTCTGAGACACGCCCCGCGACCGCGACCGCCAGGCCGTAG
- a CDS encoding MbtH domain protein, translated as MALPSSPHRDELVDMLSTGVHPVTVSPGNKDDWRGLKKRIEIGVVWVRFVETHTELGFHLVPAECDFSEADFEGEGGRVRLVGTLVLNDVPVRGIAEVTLPELTGTGRLEVRA; from the coding sequence ATGGCCCTTCCATCTTCCCCGCACAGAGACGAGCTCGTCGACATGCTCTCGACCGGTGTGCATCCTGTAACCGTGTCCCCCGGCAACAAAGACGACTGGCGCGGCCTGAAGAAGCGCATCGAGATCGGCGTTGTCTGGGTACGATTCGTCGAGACGCACACAGAGCTCGGCTTCCATCTCGTGCCCGCGGAATGCGACTTCTCTGAGGCCGACTTCGAAGGCGAAGGGGGTCGCGTCCGTCTCGTCGGCACGCTGGTGCTCAACGACGTGCCCGTGCGCGGAATCGCCGAGGTCACGCTCCCCGAGCTCACGGGAACCGGTCGGCTCGAGGTGCGCGCGTAG